Within Runella rosea, the genomic segment AAATATTTTTTCGGAAGCTAGGTCGGCTATTTTTTTGTTGTACACTTTTTCCAATACTAAGCCCAGAATTTGGGTGTCGCCACTGCGGTATTCAAATTCTTTACCAGCAGGTTTTTCTACGTTCAGGCCGTCGATGACATCGGCCATGTCTTCGCCGTAGTAGCCGTAGGCATTGTTGCTAAACACCCCACGGTCTTTTTCGTGCCAATCCAGTCCACTACTCATGGTCAGGCAGTGACGCAGCGTAATTTTCGCCTTTTCTCCTTCGCGAAACGAGTCGATGTAATTAGAAATCGGCTCGTCCAACCCTCTGAGTTTATTTTCGTACAACGCCACTCCCACCAGCATCGAAATAATACTTTTGGCGGCCGAAAAAGATTGACTCAGGGTTTTAGCGTCAAAATCTTCCCAGTATTTTTCATAAACCAATTTACCATCTTGAAACACCAAAAAAGCCGTTGTCTGGTATTTTTCTAGCGTATCCATGAGGTTTTTGGAAATTACCGCTTTGTTAAAATTAGAGTCCAGCGGCCAAGGTTCAGGAAGAGTGGAAGCCAATACCTGACGTTTAGGGTGGTGCTTATAATCCAAAATATCCACTTCTCCGCGCTGCACATAATTACGAATATGAACAAACGGCGGCGTGTAGGTCAGGCCCGCGCCCAAAAGCAATAAGCCGCCCAAACCAAAAAGTAAATTACGAAATAGCCTTTTCATACAATCTAAAAGTAAGTAGTGCGGTAGTTCTTTGCTGAACCAAGTTTAGGTAAGGTTAGGAGCAAAACGTCTTTAATGAAGCAAATATAAACGCTGTATTTCATGAAATATCTATTCGTCGCTGTGTTATCTTTTCTCTGTGCAGCGCAGAGCATCTCTCAGGAAACCTACGCCGAAAAATTGGGTTATCCCAAAGGCAAAAAAATCATCATTTTTCACATTGACGACGCTGGGATGTCGTACGAAGCCAATCAGGGAACGATTCTGGCGATGGAAAAGGGCGTGGCCAACTCAACCAGCGTGATGATGCCCTGCGGCTGGGTGCCCGCCTACATGAAATACGTGCAACAACACCCCACCACCGACGCGGGCGTTCACCTTACGTTGACGTCGGAATGGAAAGGCTACCGCTGGTTTCCGATTTCAGGGCGCGAAAAAGTCCCAGGGCTGTTGGACAAAGAAGGCGCCATGTGGTCAAACGTCGGTGACGTGGTGAAGCACGCCACTCCCGACGAAGTGGAGATCGAAATTCGCGCCCAAATTGCGCGTTTCCGCGCCTTTGGGGTAGAGCCATCACACATCGACTCCCACATGGGCACGCTGTTTGGCTCGGCGGCTTTTACCGAGCGCTACATCAAAGTAGGAATACAGGAAAAAATCCCCGTGATGCTTCCAGGCGGTCACGCCACGTTGATTGCCAAAGAGCGCAACAGCCCCGCGCAGGAAATTCAGCAGTTTCAACAAATCGGCAAGATGCTTTGGAACGCGGGATTGCCCGTTTTGGATGATTTATTTGCCGATACATACGGTTGGAAACTCTCGCCCGAAACACCTAATACGGAAGAAAACCTGCGAAAAATGAAAACCGAAAAGTACATTGAGTTGTTGAAAGAGGCCAAACCGGGCATTACGATGGTGATTATGCACTGCGCCGCCCCGAGCGAAAACTTCAAAGAAATCACTGATTCATGGCCTACCCGCTACGGAGACCTATACGCAATGCAGGATCCAGCACTCAAAAAATTCATCGAAAAAGAAGGCATTATCCTTACCACTTGGCGCGAAATGCGCGAACGCCGCGCCAAGGTGAAGTAAAAAGGAACCGCAAAATGTTAAACTGAAGTAACCGTAAAACCGCAAAAGTGAGCTATACTTTTGCGGTTTTACATTTATTATTTAGCAGTTTTTCGGCTAAAAAAATACGTTTGAACCTTCCCGTTGTTTACCCCAAAAATGAATTGATTCCCTACGGTTTGTACATCACGTACGTCTCCTTTCAACGCCAATCCTGATTGGTCTTGCCGCAAATATTCAAAATCTC encodes:
- a CDS encoding serine hydrolase domain-containing protein, with the translated sequence MKRLFRNLLFGLGGLLLLGAGLTYTPPFVHIRNYVQRGEVDILDYKHHPKRQVLASTLPEPWPLDSNFNKAVISKNLMDTLEKYQTTAFLVFQDGKLVYEKYWEDFDAKTLSQSFSAAKSIISMLVGVALYENKLRGLDEPISNYIDSFREGEKAKITLRHCLTMSSGLDWHEKDRGVFSNNAYGYYGEDMADVIDGLNVEKPAGKEFEYRSGDTQILGLVLEKVYNKKIADLASEKIFQRIGSETDAYWMLDKPKGREKAFCCFAPTARDYARFGHLMLWKGNWKGRQIASEKYMTEALSPAKGVIDPKTGKPIEVYGYQFWMQPYKDLQTVSMRGLLGQLIWAIPAKNAVVVRLGHKEAPQKVGPYFKQDSEMYLQAAMEVLVEK
- a CDS encoding polysaccharide deacetylase family protein is translated as MKYLFVAVLSFLCAAQSISQETYAEKLGYPKGKKIIIFHIDDAGMSYEANQGTILAMEKGVANSTSVMMPCGWVPAYMKYVQQHPTTDAGVHLTLTSEWKGYRWFPISGREKVPGLLDKEGAMWSNVGDVVKHATPDEVEIEIRAQIARFRAFGVEPSHIDSHMGTLFGSAAFTERYIKVGIQEKIPVMLPGGHATLIAKERNSPAQEIQQFQQIGKMLWNAGLPVLDDLFADTYGWKLSPETPNTEENLRKMKTEKYIELLKEAKPGITMVIMHCAAPSENFKEITDSWPTRYGDLYAMQDPALKKFIEKEGIILTTWREMRERRAKVK